The following DNA comes from Brassica oleracea var. oleracea cultivar TO1000 chromosome C5, BOL, whole genome shotgun sequence.
TTCCGGTCAACTTTCCGTTGAGCTGTGGAAGCACCTTTCCGACGGCCTTGGCAGCTCCGGTGCTGCTGGGAATGATGTTGAATGAAGCAGCTCTTCCACCTCTCCAGTCCTTCATTGATGGTCCATCAACAGTCTTCTGAGTAGCTGATATAATAAAAGCAAACCCTCATTAGTGTCAGAGTTTCCCCTTACAGGCAATCAGTAATGGTATTAGGTTTATTGAAGACTGAAAGACTTACCAGTGATGGAGTGGACGGTGGTCATAAGACCCTCAACAATGCCGAACCTGTCGTTGATAACCTACAGGAAGAAACTTAAGATTGGTACGAAGCTCGAAATAACACTATCAAACAGATCTGTTAATAGGCTATGAGATATATTACCTTGGCAAGGGGAGCAAGGCAGTTAGTGGTGCAACTAGCGTTGGAGACAATGTCAAGGTCGGACTTGTACTCGTGCTCGTTGACACCAACGACAAACATGGGCGCGTCCTTGCTAGGGGCAGAGATGACAACCTTCTTGGCACCACCCTGAACAAACAAAATAACCAAATCATTCAGTTGAAACATCCCATAATATAAGCTTAATATACATGGATAAGCACAGAGTTTGTGCCCACTAATTAACTGAAACTCTTCCAAGACCAATAAGCTATAGCATACGAAACTATCTATGATAGTGTATAACATCGAAAGCAGATAAAAAAACAAACCTTCAAGTGAGCAGCAGCTTTGTCCTTGTCAGTGAAAACACCAGTAGACTCAACAACGAAGTCGGCTCCAGCCTCAGCCCATGGGATATCCTCAGGGTTCCTTCACAAAATACAAATCAATCGTAAGTTTGAAATCCTCAAAAGAAAATACACAAACACAGGAAAAAGAAAAGGATAATACCTGATGCCGAAGACGGTGACCGGCTTCTCACCGAAGAGAAGAGTCTTCTCATCCTTGACCTTGAGCTCATGGTGTTTCCATTGACCGTGAACACTGTCGTACTTGAACATGTAGGTCTGCACCAATCAAACACAGAGATTAATCACTTTTTACGCACCTAATCAATAACATTACAAAGACTCCTAATAAAATCATCAGCTCAAAAAACGATATAATCAGCTAATCAACATAAGATTCAAACAACTAAACCAGTTCATGGATCTACGCATTGATTAAACCATTCGTATCTACACTAAGAACACACATGCATAAACGTAACGATCAGCTCCACTAATCGAATCCAATAAATAACCAGATCGTAATTATATTATTTAACCAATCCAGGATCAAAACGACGTCGAAGGAAGGAAGGAAGGAAACAAAACGAACCATGTACTCAGTGGTGATGAAGGGATCGTTAACCGCAACGAGCTCAACATCGTCCCTCTGGAGAACAACTCTAGCTACCAAACGACCGATTCTTCCGAATCCTATCGATTACACAAACCAAACGTCAGATTCACTAGATCAGCTACATATAATAGATCTAACAAACCTAGTTAATCAGAGACTCACCGTTGATTCCGATCTTGATCTTACCGCCAGCTACAAACACAAAAAAAAAAAATTCCGAAAACAATCAGATCTGAATACGATCAACAGACTAGAGAAACCAAACAAAATCAACAAAGAGATACTCACCCATTACGAATCAAATACGCGAGAGAGAGAAAATTACAGTGAGGATGGTTGAGTGAGTGAGTGAGATGGGAGAGAAGACAGGTGTATTTAAAAGAGAGAAGAACGTGGAGAAGGGGTCGAAAAATATCTTCTGGCGAGAAAAAAAAAAAAAGAAAAGTCAGATCTGAAAGTAATATTTTTCTTTTTTTCTTAAGCGTAAAATGACGGAATGACCCTTCATTACTTCTCTTATTTACCTTTTTTACCGTTGTTCAGCCACTCTGTTTTGGCAAAATGTCGTCACCCCTGAGTCGTGATTAGGAAAAATAGTTGTGGCGAGTCATGGCGTATTGGCGTGTGCATCTCACGCGATGAACTAGAAGATTCTTAGACGGGCCGGGTCAGTTGAGTCGGCATGAAAGGCATCGGATTTGTCAATGCTGTTCTACACGGACCGGCATGTGGTTGACAAGTTGTTCGTGGGAGGCCCATTTTAGTAGACATTTTCAAATTTCTGGAAGGTAACACCCCGACTAGTAAAATTTTATGTTACTTGCTTCTTTCATATGAACTTTTCTAGATTAATATTTTTAAAACAGTTGACATTTGGTTTTCTATATTGACAAAACAGTTGCACAAGATAATGACCACTGTGGTATGTAAAATGTTCAAATGGTTTTTCATGATAGTTTTCAGATCGGCCATGGGTTAAAGTTCATAAAACTCATGCTTTGGGCGTTAAACCGTGTTAAATACTTAAAGAACGTCAAAAGGCTAAAAGTTATGTATTTTATTTTTCATGATTGTTGTTTCTATATTGACAAAACAGTTGCACAAGATAACCACTGTGGTATCCATAGATTTTGTAGAAAATTTCAAAAAATACGAAAATATTGTTTTAATGCATAGTTGCATCCTCCACTAACGTATGATAACGTTCCAAGATGTTTGGAGCCTTTGTTGTCTCCGTTTTTCAAGCAAATAGTGATTTCATAGTGGTTATTCTATCGATTTAGGGAGAATTATGAAGTTTTACTAAATTAATTGATAAAAAATTATAACGAGTCCCTTAGACCATGAAAAGAGCTTAAAATACATTAATACAAATGTAGACTGTGGTTAGAAATTTTAAAACAACACTAAAGATTATAGGCTTCACTATATAAAACATTTACCAAAAACTCAATATAGTGGTTAACACATAGATTTTGAGAAAATTTCAAAAAATACGACAATATTGTTTTAATGCATAGTTGCATCCTCCACTAACGTATNNNNNNNNNNNNNNNNNNNNNNNNNNNNNNNNNNNNNNNNNNNNNNNNNNNNNNNNNNNNNNNNNNNNNNNNNNNNNNNNNNNNNNNNNNNNNNNNNNNNNNNNNNNNNNNNNNNNNNNNNATTATGAAGTTTTACTAAATTAATTGATAAAAAATTATAAAGAGTCCCTTAGTCCATGAAAAGAGCTTAAAATACATTAATACAAATGTAGAATGTGGTTAGAAATTTTAAAACAACACTAAAGATTATAGGCTTCAGTATATAAAACATTTACCAAAAACTCAATATTTTCGTAGGGGTACCACATAGATTTTGAGAAAATTTCAAAAATACGACAATATTGTTTTAACACATAGTTGCATCCTCCACTAACGTATGATGACGTTCAAAGAGGTTTGGAGCCTTTGTTGTTTCCGTTTTTCAAGCAAATAGTGATTTTATTGTGGTTATTCTACCGATTTAGGGAGTATTATGAAGTTTTACTAAATTAATTGATAAAAAATTATAACGAGTCCCATAGACCAAGAAAAGAGCTTAAATACATTAATGCAAATGTAGAATGTGGTTAGAAATTTTAAAACAACACTAAAGATTATAGGCTTCAGTATATAAAACATTTACCAAAAACTCAATATTTTCATAGGGGTTATTACATAGATTTTGANNNNNNNNNNNNNNNNNNNNNNNNNNNNNNNNNNNNNNNNNNNNNNNNNNNNNNNNNNNNNNNNNNNNNNNNNNNNNNNNNNNNNNNNNNNNNNNNNNNNNNNNNNNNNNNNNNNNNNNNNNNNNNNNNNNNNNNNNNATTGATAAAAAATTATAACGAGTCCCTTAGACCATGAAAAGAGCTTAAAATACATTAATACAAATATAGAATATGGTTAGAAATTTTAAAACAACACTAATCTTCTTATAGGCTTCAGTATATAAAATATTTACCAAAAACTCAATATTTTCGTAGGGGTACCACATAGATTTTGAGAAAATTTCAAAAAATACGACAATATTGTTTTAATGCATAGTTGCATCCTCCACTAACGTATAATGACGTTCAAAGAGGTTTGAAGCCTTTGTTGTCTCCGTTTTTCAAGCAAATAGTGATTTTATAGTGGTTATTCTGTCGATTTAGGGAGTATTATNNNNNNNNNNNNNNNNNNNNNNNNNNNNNNNNNNNNNNNNNNNNNNNNNNNNNNNNNNNNNNNNNNNNNNNNNNNNNNNNNNNNNNNNNNNNNNNNNNNNNNNNNNNNNNNNNNNNNNNNNNNNNNNNNNNNNNNNNNNNNNNNNNNNNNNNNNNNNNNNNNNNNNNNNNNNNNNNNNNNNNNNNNNNNNNNNNNNNNNNNNNNNNNNNNNNNNNNNNNNNNNNNNNNNNNNNNNNNNNNNNNNNNNNNNNNNNNNNNNNNNNNNNNNNNNNNNNNNNNNNNNNNNNNNNNNNNNNNNNNNNNNNNNNNNNNNNNNNNCTATTATCAAACTTGAGGTGGTCTGGGTAACCAAACCGGAATAGAACAACTAACAAAATGTAGCATTTTCGTAGGGGTTAACACATAGATTTTGAGAAAATTTCAAAAAATACGAGAATATTGTTTTGATGCATAGTTGCATCCTCCACTAACGTATAATGACGTTCAACGAGGTTTGGAGCCTTTGTTGTCTCCATTTTTCAAGTAAATAGTGATTTTATACTGGTTATTCTATCAATTTAGGGGTTATTATGAAGTTTTACTAAATTAATTGATAAAAAATTATAACGAGTCCCTTAGACCATGAAAAGAGCTTAAAATACATTAATACAAATGTAGAATGTGGTTAGAAATTTTAAAACAACACTAAAGATTATAGGCTTTAGTATATAAAACATTTACCAAAAACTCAATATTTTCGTAGAGGTTGTTAACACATAGATTTTGAGAAAATTTCAAAAATACGAGAACATTTTTTTAATGCATAGTTGCATCCTCCACTAATGTATGATGACGTTCAACAAGGTTTTGAGCCTTTGTTGTCTCCGTTTTTCAAGCAAATAGTGATTTTATGGTGGTTATTCTATCGATTTAGAGAGTATTATGAAGTTTTACTAAATTAATTGATAAAAAAATTATAACGAGTCCGTTAGACCATGAAAAGAGATTAAAATACATTAATACGAATGTAGAATGTGGTTAGAAATTTTAAAATAACAATAAAGATTATAGGCTTCAGTATATAAAACATTTACCAAAAACTCAATATTTTCGTAGGGGTTAACACATAGATTCTGAGAAAATTTCAAAAAATACGAGAATATTGTTTTAATGCATAGTTGCATCCTCCACTAACGTATGATTACAATCAACAAGGTTTGGAGCCTTTGCTGTCTCCGTTTTTCATGCAAAGAGTGATTTTATTGTGGTTATTCTATCGATTTAAGGAATATTATGAAGTTTTACTAAATTAATTGATAAAAAATTATAACAAGTCCCTTAGACCAAGAAAATAGTTTAAAATACGTTAATACAAATGTAGAATGTGGTTGGAAATTTTAAAACAACACTAAAGATTATAGGCTTCAGTATATAAAACATTTACCAAAAACTCAATATTTTCCTAGGGGTTAACACATAGATTTTGAGAAAATTTTGAAAAATACGAGAATATTGTTTCAATGCATAGTTGCATCCTCCACTAACGTATGATGACTTTCAACGATGTTTGGAGCCTTTGTTGTCTCCGTTTTTCAAGCAAATTGTTATTGTGGTTATTCTATCGATTTAGGGAGTATTAGGAAATTTTATTAAATTAATTGATAAAAAATTATAACGAGTCCCTTAGACCATGAAAATAGCTTAAAATACATTAATACAAATGTGGAAAGTGGTTATAAATTTTAAAACAACACTAAAGATTATAGGCTTCAGTATATAAAACATTTACCAAAAACTCAATATTTTCGTAAGGGTTGTTAATACATAGATTTTGAGAAAATTTCAAAAATAAGAGAATATTGTTTTAATGCATAGTTGCATCCTCCACTAACGTATGATTACAATCAACAAGGTTTGGAGCCTTTGCTGTCTCCGTTTTTCATGCAAAGAGTGATTTTATTGTGGTTATTCTATCGATTTAAGGAATATTATGAAGTTTTACTAAATTAATTGATAAAAAAATTATAACGAGTTCCTTAGACCATGAAAAGAGATTAAAATACATTAATACAGATGTAGAATGTGGTTAGAAATTTTAAAATAACAATAAAAAGTATAGGCTTCAGTATATAAAACATTTACCAAGAACTCAATATTTTCGTAGGGGTTAACACAAAGATTTGGAGAAAATTTCAAAAAAAACGAGAATATTGTTTTAATGCATAGTTGCATCCTCCATTAACGTATGATGACGTTCAATTAGGTTTGAAGCCTTTGTTGTCTCTGTTTTTCAAGCAAATAGTGATTTTATAGTGGTTATTCTATCAATTTAGGTAGTATAATGAAGTTTTACTAAATTAATTGATAAAAAAAATTATAACGAGTCCCTTAGACCATGAAAAGTACTTAAAATACATTAATACAATTGTAGAATGTGGTTAGAAATTTTAAAACAACAGTATATAAAACATTTATCAAAAACTCAATATTTTCGTAGGGGTTGTTAACACATAGATTTTGAGAAAATTTAAAAAATACGAGAATATTGTTTTAATGCATAGTTGCATCTTCCACTAATGTATGATGACGTTCAACTAGGTTTGGAGCCTTTGTTGTCTCCATTTTTCAAGCAAATAGTGATTTTATAGTGGTTATTCTATCGATTTAGAGAGTATTATGAATTTTTACTAAATTAATTGATAAAAAATTTTAACGAGTCCCTTAGACCAAGAAAAGAGCTTAAAATACATTAATACAAATGTAGAATGTGGTTAGAAATTTTAAAACAACACTAAAGATTATAGGCTTCAGTATATAAAACATTTACCAAAAACTCAATATTTTCGTAGGGTTAACATATAGATTTTGAGAAAATTTCAAAAAATACGAGAATATTGTTTTAATACATAGTTGCATCCTCCACTAACGTATGATGACGTTCAACGAGGTTTGGAGCCTTTGTTGTCTCCGCTTTTTAAGCAAATAGTGATTTTACTGTGGTTATTCTATCGATTTAGGGAGTATTATGAAATTTTACTAAATTAATTGATAAAAAATTATAACGAGTCCCCTAGACCATGAAAAGAGCTTAAAATACATTAATACAAATGTAGAATGTGGTTAGAAATTTTAAAACAATACTAAAGATTATAGGCTTCAGTATATAAAACATTTACCAAAAATTCAAAATTTTCGTTGGGGTTACCACATAGATTTTGAGAAAATTTCAAAAAATGCGACAATATTATTTTAACACATAGTTGCATCCTCCACTAACGTATGATGACGTTCAAAGAGGTTTGGAGCCTTTGTTGTCTCCGTTTTTCAAGCAAATAGTGATTTTATTGTGGTTATTCAATCGATTTAAGGAGTATTACGATGTTTTACTAAATTAATTGATACAAAAATAATAACGAGTCCCTTAGACCAAGAAAAGAGCTTAAAATACATTAATGAAAATGTAGAATGTGGTTAGTAATTTTAAAACAACACTGAAGATTATAGGCTTCAGTGTATAAAACATTTACCAAAAACAAAATATTTTCGTAGGGTAACACATAGATTTTGAGAAAATTTCAAAAAATACGACAATATTTTTTTAACGCATAGTTGCATCCTCCACTAACGTATGATGACGTTCAAAGAGGTTTGGAGCCTTTAATGTCTCCGTTTTTCAAGAAAATAGTGATTTTATTGTGGTTATTCTATCGATTTAAGGAGTATTATGAAGTTTTACTAAATTAATTGATAAAAAATTATAACGAGTCCCTTAGACCATGAAGAGAACTTAAAATACATTAATACAAATGTAGAATGTGGTTAGAAATTTTAAAACAACAATAAAGATTATAGGCTTCAGTATATAAAATATTTACCAAAAACTCAATATTTTCGTAGGGGTGTTAACACGTAGATTTTAAGAAAATTTCAAAAAATACGAGAATATTGTTTTAATGCATAGTTGCATTCTCCACTAACGTATGATGACGTTCAACGAGGTTTGGAGACTTTGTTGTCTCCGTTTTTCAAGCAAATAGTGATTTTATAGTGGTTATTCTATCGATTTAGGTAGTATTATGAATTTTTACTAAATTAATTGATAAAAAAATTATAACGAGTCCCTTAGACCATGAAGAGAACTTAAAATACATTAATACAAATGTAGAATGTGGTTAGAAATTTTAAAACAACAATAAAGATTATAGGCTTCAGTATATAAAATATTTACCAAAAACTCAATATTTTCGTAGGGGTGTTAACACGTAGATTTTAAGAAAATTTCAAAAAATACGAGAATATTGTTTTAATGCATAGTTGCATCCTCCACTAATGTATGATGACGTTCAACTAGATTTGGAGCCTTTGTTGTCTCCATTTTTCAAGCAAATTGTGATTTTATAGCGGTTATTCTATCGATTCAGAGAGTATTATGAAGTTTTACTAAATTAATTGATAAAAAATTATAACGAGTCCCTTAGACCAAGAAAAGAGCTTAAAATACATTAATACAAATGTATAATGTGGTTAGAAATTTTACAACAACACTAAAGTTTATAGGCTTCTGTATATAAAACATTTACCAAAAACTCAATATTTTCGTAGGGGTTAACACATAGATTTTGAGAAAATTTCAAAAAATACGAGAATATTGTTTTAATGCATAGTTGCATCCTCTACTAACATATGATGACGTTCAACGAGGTTTGGAGCCTTTGTTGTCTCCGTTTTTCAAGCAAATAGTGATTTTATAGTGGTTATTCTATCGATTTAAGGAGTATTATGAAATTTTACTAAATTAATTGATAAAAAATTATAACAAGTCCCTTAGACCATGAAAAGAGCTTATAATACATTAATACAAATGTAGAATATGGTTAGAAATATTAAAACAACACTAAAGATTATAGGCTTCAGTATATAAAAC
Coding sequences within:
- the LOC106343207 gene encoding glyceraldehyde-3-phosphate dehydrogenase, cytosolic, whose protein sequence is MAGGKIKIGINGFGRIGRLVARVVLQRDDVELVAVNDPFITTEYMTYMFKYDSVHGQWKHHELKVKDEKTLLFGEKPVTVFGIRNPEDIPWAEAGADFVVESTGVFTDKDKAAAHLKGGAKKVVISAPSKDAPMFVVGVNEHEYKSDLDIVSNASCTTNCLAPLAKVINDRFGIVEGLMTTVHSITATQKTVDGPSMKDWRGGRAASFNIIPSSTGAAKAVGKVLPQLNGKLTGMSFRVPTVDVSVVDLTVRLEKAATYDEIKKAIKEESEGKLKGILGYTEDDVVSTDFVGDSRSSIFDAKAGIALSDNFVKLVSWYDNEWGYSTRVVDLIVHMSKC